In Tuberibacillus sp. Marseille-P3662, the following proteins share a genomic window:
- a CDS encoding DUF421 domain-containing protein, with translation MADFNWIWKAVLMVIVGTFLLRIAGRKSIAQMTLAQTVLMIAIGSLLIQPVSGKNLWVTFGVGAVLVVTLIAMEFGQLKSDSIEKFITGKSVPLIENGTLNEKNLSHLRLTVDQLEMKLRQKNIKKVSHVKWATLEPNGQLGYELKQDYQPALKKDLQSLATDISELKEALNHLLNDDDLLTELNQKLNRMNQTLAQSSDQSDIFKEVQQKGHNDTPPKRLQ, from the coding sequence ATGGCAGATTTTAATTGGATTTGGAAAGCCGTTTTGATGGTCATCGTAGGCACATTTCTTTTGCGGATTGCCGGTCGCAAATCAATCGCTCAAATGACGCTTGCGCAAACCGTGCTGATGATTGCGATTGGTTCCTTATTGATTCAACCTGTTTCTGGAAAAAACTTATGGGTGACTTTCGGCGTAGGTGCTGTATTAGTGGTGACCCTCATCGCTATGGAATTTGGCCAACTCAAATCAGATAGTATTGAAAAATTCATAACAGGAAAGTCTGTTCCATTAATTGAGAACGGAACACTCAATGAAAAAAACTTGAGCCATCTACGGTTAACAGTTGATCAACTTGAAATGAAGTTGAGGCAGAAAAATATTAAGAAGGTGAGCCATGTTAAATGGGCCACGTTGGAACCAAACGGCCAATTGGGCTATGAACTCAAACAGGACTATCAGCCTGCGCTCAAGAAGGATTTGCAATCATTGGCTACAGATATAAGTGAATTAAAGGAAGCCCTTAACCATTTGTTAAATGATGATGACTTGTTAACGGAGCTGAATCAAAAGCTAAATCGAATGAATCAGACTTTAGCACAGTCTAGTGACCAGTCTGATATCTTTAAAGAAGTTCAGCAAAAAGGGCATAATGATACACCGCCAAAACGACTGCAATGA